One part of the Ignavibacteriales bacterium genome encodes these proteins:
- the tsaE gene encoding tRNA (adenosine(37)-N6)-threonylcarbamoyltransferase complex ATPase subunit type 1 TsaE: protein MLNEHLTHSEEETLTLAQSFAGRLERGDVVALWGELGTGKTRFVKGVCEAFGANRHVSSPSFVILNRYEGTGRDQRELFVYHLDLYRVKSAEEIYDLGFEEFVYGDGITLIEWAEQLGDLLPPKRYDVRLVYGEKDADRTISIEALNAGAGGTGSRKVSTVS from the coding sequence ATGCTCAACGAACACCTTACACACTCAGAAGAGGAGACGCTCACGCTGGCACAGTCCTTCGCCGGCCGACTCGAGCGGGGGGATGTTGTTGCCCTGTGGGGTGAGCTGGGTACGGGGAAGACACGTTTCGTAAAAGGTGTGTGCGAAGCGTTCGGAGCGAACCGGCACGTCTCAAGCCCGAGCTTCGTCATTCTCAACCGCTATGAGGGAACGGGGAGGGATCAACGGGAATTGTTCGTCTATCACCTCGACCTATACCGTGTGAAATCAGCCGAGGAGATCTATGATCTCGGCTTTGAGGAGTTTGTCTACGGTGACGGTATCACGTTGATAGAATGGGCCGAACAGCTTGGAGATCTCCTGCCGCCAAAGCGCTATGATGTACGGCTGGTCTATGGCGAGAAAGACGCTGATCGCACGATTTCCATCGAGGCCCTGAACGCGGGAGCGGGCGGAACGGGATCGCGAAAGGTATCGACGGTATCATGA
- a CDS encoding response regulator, whose product MTKKRILWVDDEIDLLRAHVRLLEEKGYTVETATNGEDALQMTREKGYDLVFLDEMMPGMGGLQTLSKMKDLDPKIPIVMVTKNEAESLMEEAIGGKISDYLTKPVNPSQILLACKKILEGKKISSEHVSRDYSAEFSQISLALMNPMDHNGWYELYSKLTGWDMELDEHPELGLRQTLVDQKRECNAEFGKYVERNYRNWINQTTDKPVLSTQVVEQFVIPELDNTGSVFLFIIDCLRLDQWLVMEHFLSDYFSVERSFQFSILPTATPYSRNAIFSGLFPVELEQRFPEIWAPGDDDENSRNRDEHQLLDKLLERKRIALKPEPKYIKILDADFGRQVEGNILSYTKGKLTAVVVNFVDMLAHGRSDSQLLKEIAPDEAAYRSLTRSWFQHSSLFSMLKVLSTQKNVKIVLTSDHGSIRCMRGSKVIGDREASTNLRYKFGRNLRVDERHAVFVKHPQDYKLPRASVTTNYILAKEDYYFVYPTDYHRYLAQYRDSFQHGGISMEEMMLPVVTLTPKR is encoded by the coding sequence ATGACGAAGAAAAGAATATTGTGGGTCGACGACGAGATTGATCTCCTCCGTGCGCACGTGCGCCTCCTGGAAGAGAAAGGGTACACTGTGGAAACAGCCACGAATGGCGAAGATGCTCTCCAGATGACGAGGGAAAAGGGGTACGATCTGGTCTTTCTGGATGAGATGATGCCGGGGATGGGCGGACTCCAGACACTTTCCAAAATGAAGGATCTTGATCCGAAGATCCCGATCGTGATGGTGACGAAAAACGAAGCCGAAAGTCTCATGGAGGAGGCAATCGGTGGGAAGATCAGCGACTATCTGACGAAACCTGTGAATCCCAGTCAGATTCTGCTTGCCTGCAAGAAGATTCTGGAAGGGAAGAAGATCTCAAGCGAGCACGTGTCCCGCGACTATTCGGCGGAATTCAGCCAGATCTCTCTCGCCCTCATGAATCCGATGGATCACAACGGGTGGTATGAGTTGTATTCCAAACTCACGGGCTGGGACATGGAGCTCGATGAGCATCCCGAGCTGGGCCTGCGTCAGACACTTGTCGACCAAAAACGGGAATGCAACGCGGAATTCGGTAAGTATGTCGAAAGGAACTACCGGAACTGGATCAACCAGACAACGGACAAGCCGGTTCTTTCCACGCAGGTCGTTGAGCAGTTCGTCATTCCGGAGCTCGACAACACGGGATCGGTGTTTCTCTTTATCATCGACTGTCTGAGGCTGGACCAGTGGCTTGTGATGGAGCACTTCCTTTCAGATTACTTCTCGGTCGAGCGTTCCTTCCAGTTCAGCATTCTGCCTACGGCGACACCCTACTCCCGCAACGCGATTTTTAGCGGCTTGTTTCCCGTCGAGCTTGAACAGCGGTTCCCGGAGATTTGGGCCCCCGGCGACGATGATGAAAACAGCCGGAACCGGGACGAGCATCAGCTTCTGGACAAGCTGCTGGAGAGAAAGCGCATTGCCTTGAAGCCCGAGCCCAAGTACATCAAGATTTTGGATGCGGACTTCGGGCGGCAGGTCGAGGGGAACATCCTCTCCTATACCAAGGGCAAGCTGACGGCGGTGGTGGTGAATTTTGTGGATATGCTGGCCCATGGCCGGTCCGACTCTCAACTCCTCAAGGAAATTGCACCGGACGAAGCAGCCTATCGGTCGCTGACGCGCTCTTGGTTCCAGCACTCCTCGTTGTTCAGCATGCTCAAGGTGCTCTCGACGCAGAAGAACGTGAAGATCGTCCTCACCTCAGATCACGGCAGTATCCGCTGTATGCGCGGGTCGAAAGTAATCGGTGACCGTGAGGCCTCGACGAACCTTCGGTACAAGTTCGGCCGCAACCTGCGCGTAGACGAACGGCATGCGGTATTTGTGAAGCATCCGCAGGACTACAAACTGCCGCGGGCAAGCGTGACAACGAACTACATCCTTGCGAAGGAAGACTATTACTTCGTCTATCCGACGGATTATCATCGGTACCTCGCTCAATATCGCGACAGCTTCCAGCACGGCGGCATCTCCATGGAAGAAATGATGCTGCCCGTGGTGACGCTCACGCCCAAGAGGTAA